A window of Clostridia bacterium contains these coding sequences:
- a CDS encoding LysR family transcriptional regulator, translating to MELRDMEIFEAVARNRSISAAALELRMAQPSVSARVQRLERELGALLLKRTRRGVELTEAGFRFLTYAERCLSLAAEAREVLADPPSAARLRLSAPPSVAELWFPIVLPKLVEAGVEVWTYTDHSPRVMQQLLDDRIDAGICLAGPTVPGIAVRPVRRIPVVGVCRADHPLAAADGERVTVERLVQERLAVYSFGEGANDLRDRLRAAGWRGPYAKVTPAEVARRLVLDQNVISFLPETIVRRDLDRSRMKRLAVEGLPDYAWDVVVIYRERKNLDPSLELLFHLLGAGGRHDRPALR from the coding sequence ATGGAGCTCCGCGACATGGAGATCTTCGAGGCGGTCGCGCGGAACCGCAGCATCTCCGCGGCGGCGCTGGAGCTGCGCATGGCGCAGCCGTCGGTGAGCGCCCGCGTCCAGCGCTTGGAGCGGGAGCTGGGCGCGCTCCTGCTGAAGCGCACGCGGAGGGGCGTCGAGCTGACCGAGGCGGGTTTCCGGTTCCTGACCTACGCGGAACGTTGCCTCAGCCTGGCCGCCGAGGCGCGGGAGGTCCTGGCCGACCCGCCGTCCGCGGCGAGGCTGCGCCTGAGCGCGCCGCCGTCGGTGGCGGAACTGTGGTTTCCGATCGTCCTTCCGAAACTGGTCGAGGCCGGCGTGGAGGTGTGGACATACACCGACCACTCGCCCCGCGTGATGCAGCAGCTGCTGGACGACCGGATCGACGCCGGCATCTGCCTGGCCGGGCCGACCGTCCCCGGCATCGCAGTCCGCCCGGTGCGACGCATCCCCGTCGTCGGCGTGTGCCGCGCCGACCACCCCTTGGCCGCGGCGGACGGGGAGCGGGTGACGGTCGAGCGCCTCGTCCAGGAGCGGCTGGCCGTCTACAGTTTCGGCGAAGGCGCGAACGACCTGCGCGACCGGCTCCGCGCCGCCGGCTGGCGCGGCCCGTACGCGAAGGTGACGCCGGCGGAGGTGGCCCGCCGGCTGGTACTGGATCAGAACGTGATCTCGTTCCTGCCGGAGACCATCGTGCGGCGGGACCTGGACCGCAGCCGGATGAAGCGGCTGGCGGTGGAGGGATTGCCGGACTACGCGTGGGATGTGGTCGTCATCTACCGCGAAAGGAAGAACCTCGACCCGTCGCTGGAGCTGCTCTTCCACCTCCTGGGGGCGGGCGGACGCCACGACCGGCCCGCGTTGCGCTAA
- the selD gene encoding selenide, water dikinase SelD has product MADELRLTQMTAKAGUGCKLGPGDLQNILAGIRVAADDPNVLLGLAAPDDAGVYRLGDDLAIVQTVDFFTPVVDDPYDFGQIAAANALSDVYATGGRPLTALNLLAVPAGKLPDEFVGRILQGGMDKIREAGAVVIGGHSIDDPEPKFGYAVTGIAHPERLLTKAAARPGDVLVLTKPIGVGVLTTAIKKADVTEAVVRRVTRVMAALNRVGERLPELGVRAATDVTGFGLLGHAAEIARESGVGLVIRAGDVPVLDEAWDYARQNLFPGGSRNNARHVAAVVDFDEALADVQRMILCDAVTSGGLLIAVPRERLDAVLALLEEFGTPSRAVIGEVTDGPRGRIRVER; this is encoded by the coding sequence ATGGCGGACGAGCTTCGCCTGACGCAGATGACGGCCAAGGCCGGGTGAGGGTGCAAGCTGGGTCCGGGGGACCTGCAGAACATCCTGGCCGGCATCCGCGTCGCGGCCGACGACCCGAACGTGCTCCTCGGCCTCGCGGCGCCGGACGACGCCGGCGTCTACCGGCTGGGCGACGACCTCGCCATCGTGCAGACGGTCGACTTCTTCACGCCGGTCGTCGACGACCCGTACGACTTCGGCCAGATCGCGGCGGCCAACGCGCTTTCGGACGTCTACGCCACGGGCGGCCGGCCGCTGACCGCGCTCAACCTCCTCGCCGTCCCGGCCGGGAAGCTGCCGGACGAGTTCGTCGGCCGCATCCTCCAGGGCGGCATGGACAAGATCCGTGAGGCGGGCGCGGTCGTCATCGGCGGCCACTCGATCGACGACCCGGAGCCGAAGTTCGGCTACGCGGTGACAGGCATCGCCCATCCCGAGCGGCTGCTCACCAAGGCGGCCGCGCGCCCCGGGGACGTGCTCGTCCTGACGAAGCCGATCGGCGTCGGCGTCCTCACGACGGCGATCAAGAAGGCGGACGTGACGGAGGCGGTCGTGCGGCGCGTCACCCGGGTGATGGCGGCGCTGAACCGCGTGGGGGAGCGGCTGCCGGAGCTGGGCGTGCGCGCCGCGACCGACGTGACGGGATTCGGGCTGCTCGGCCACGCGGCGGAAATCGCGCGCGAGAGCGGCGTCGGCCTCGTGATCCGCGCCGGCGACGTGCCGGTGCTGGACGAAGCCTGGGATTACGCGCGCCAGAACCTCTTCCCGGGCGGCAGCCGCAACAACGCCCGGCACGTCGCGGCGGTGGTCGACTTCGACGAGGCGCTGGCGGACGTGCAGCGCATGATCCTGTGCGACGCCGTCACCTCGGGCGGGCTGCTCATCGCGGTGCCGCGGGAGCGGCTGGACGCGGTGCTGGCCCTGCTCGAAGAGTTCGGGACCCCGTCGCGCGCCG